The Candidatus Ancaeobacter aquaticus genome window below encodes:
- the cobC gene encoding alpha-ribazole phosphatase yields MRLYLVRHGETVGTVIKKYHGITDVNLDKKGVAQVKRLAKKLDKIDFSAAYSSNLKRCVHTAKIILKNKKTTLKTTRGLREIDFGRWEGMTFEEMQSNDGFLFDKWFRDLPNFTMPGGESTKSMQKRITQEMERITKRHKNGNILVVSHGGPIRVVLCNVLNVSMQDFWHMSIDTASLSIIEKVDGFSMVKQMNMVV; encoded by the coding sequence ATGAGATTATATTTAGTTAGACATGGTGAAACGGTTGGTACGGTTATTAAGAAGTATCATGGTATTACGGACGTTAATCTCGATAAAAAAGGTGTTGCACAGGTAAAGAGACTTGCTAAGAAACTTGATAAAATTGATTTTTCTGCAGCTTATTCAAGCAACCTGAAACGGTGTGTTCATACCGCAAAAATAATACTGAAAAATAAAAAAACAACATTAAAAACAACTCGTGGGTTACGAGAAATTGATTTTGGAAGATGGGAAGGAATGACATTTGAAGAGATGCAGTCTAATGATGGATTTTTGTTTGATAAATGGTTTAGAGATCTTCCAAATTTCACTATGCCGGGGGGCGAATCAACCAAAAGTATGCAGAAAAGAATTACGCAAGAAATGGAACGTATAACAAAACGGCATAAGAACGGAAATATTCTTGTCGTATCTCATGGCGGACCGATACGTGTGGTATTATGTAATGTGCTGAATGTTTCAATGCAGGATTTTTGGCATATGAGCATTGATACAGCGTCACTTTCGATTATTGAAAAAGTTGATGGATTTAGCATGGTAAAACAAATGAATATGGTGGTCTAA